Proteins co-encoded in one Brassica oleracea var. oleracea cultivar TO1000 chromosome C4, BOL, whole genome shotgun sequence genomic window:
- the LOC106336819 gene encoding calmodulin-like protein 9, translating into MADAFTDEQIQEFYEAFCLIDKDSDGFITKEKLTKVMKSMGKSPNEEQLQEMMSHVDIFGNGGITFDDFLYIMAQNTSQEAASDELIEVFRVFDRDGDGVISALELGEGMKDMGMKITVEEAEHMVREADLDGDGVLSFHEFSKMMIAASY; encoded by the exons ATGGCCGATGCTTTCACGGATGAGCAGATCCAAGAGTTCTACGAAGCCTTCTGTCTCATCGACAAAGACTCCGATG GGTTCATCACGAAGGAGAAACTAACGAAGGTGATGAAGTCTATGGGGAAGAGTCCAAACGAGGAACAACTTCAAGAGATGATGAGCCATGTCGACATCTTTGGCAACGGAGGCATCACCTTTGATGATTTCTTGTATATAATGGCTCAAAACACCTCTCAG GAAGCGGCATCGGATGAATTAATAGAAGTATTCAGAGTGTTCGACAGAGACGGAGACGGTGTCATATCCGCACTCGAG TTGGGAGAAGGAATGAAAGACATGGGGATGAAGATAACGGTGGAAGAGGCGGAGCATATGGTGCGAGAAGCGGATCTGGACGGCGATGGTGTTCTCTCTTTCCACGAGTTCTCCAAAATGATGATCGCTGCCTCTTATTAG
- the LOC106336820 gene encoding heat stress transcription factor A-7a, which yields MNPFQLQEGDPPPSPPKPVEGLHEVGPPPFLIKTFEIVEDPNTDHIVSWNRGGASFVVWDLHSFSTFLLPRHFKHSNFSSFIRQLNTYGFRKIESDRWEFANDGFLLGQRQLLKSIKRRASFGSSPSTHDPCTELRREKQLLMMELVCLRQQQQTTRSYIKAMEQRIEGAERKQRQMMSFLARAMRSPSFLHQLLKQRDMRLKELEDEAAERERGSSMSELEALALEMQGYGKERNVKEEEDMVVERELDDGFWEELLSNESLASTSS from the exons ATGAATCCGTTCCAGCTCCAAGAAGGTGATCCACCACCATCACCACCAAAGCCAGTCGAAGGGTTGCACGAAGTCGGTCCGCCACCGTTTCTAATCAAGACATTCGAGATTGTGGAGGATCCAAACACAGACCACATCGTATCTTGGAACAGAGGAGGCGCTAGTTTTGTCGTTTGGGATTTGCATTCTTTCTCAACGTTTCTTCTCCCTCGACACTTCAAACACAGCAATTTCTCGAGTTTCATCAGACAACTCAACACTTAT GGTTTCAGAAAGATAGAATCGGATAGATGGGAATTCGCAAACGATGGGTTCTTGTTAGGACAGAGACAGTTACTGAAGAGCATCAAGAGACGAGCTTCCTTCGGTTCTTCTCCATCGACCCATGATCCTTGCACTGAGCTTCGTAGGGAGAAGCAGTTGTTAATGATGGAGCTGGTGTGTCTGAGACAGCAGCAACAAACCACGAGGAGCTACATCAAAGCCATGGAACAGAGAATTGAAGGAGCAGAGAGGAAACAGAGACAGATGATGTCTTTCTTGGCTAGAGCTATGCGGAGCCCTTCGTTTCTGCATCAGCTGCTGAAGCAGAGAGATATGAGACTCAAGGAGCTTGAGGATGAGGCGGCAGAGAGGGAAAGAGGTTCTTCGATGTCGGAACTTGAAGCTCTTGCTTTGGAGATGCAAGGCTATGGGAAAGAGAGGAATGTGAAGGAAGAAGAAGATATGGTGGTCGAGAGAGAATTGGATGATGGTTTCTGGGAAGAGTTGCTTAGTAATGAGAGTTTGGCTTCTACTTCTAGCTAG